From one Triticum aestivum cultivar Chinese Spring chromosome 4B, IWGSC CS RefSeq v2.1, whole genome shotgun sequence genomic stretch:
- the LOC123092673 gene encoding probable BOI-related E3 ubiquitin-protein ligase 3 isoform X2, whose amino-acid sequence MAFFSHHHLQQPHPAAPPPQQQQQQPAPLSFRNALPVPVDGQIPAPLAFFNAPPAFPDQAGQPQMDAAGLTAAAGMGWRQPREQELLGENSQMSSIDFLQTGSAVSTGLALSLEDRRHGGGGAGAGNSSGDSPLLLLPMLDDDISREVQRLDADMDRFIRAQSERMRQSILEKVQAKQFEALASVEDKILRKIRDKESEVQNINKRNLELEDQIKQMAGEVGAWQQRAKYNESMISALKYNLEQVCAHQSKDFKEGCGDSEVDDTASCCNGGAVNLQLMPKENNHPKDLTACRVCKSSEACMLLLPCRHLCLCKECESKLSFCPLCQSSKILGMEIYM is encoded by the exons ATGGCCTTCTTCTCCCACCACCACCTCCAGCAGCCCCACCCCGCGGCGCCGccaccgcagcagcagcagcagcagccggcgCCTCTCTCCTTCAG GAACGCGCTGCCGGTGCCGGTCGATGGACAGATCCCGGCGCCTCTCGCCTTCTTCAACGCGCCGCCCGCTTTCCCGGACCAGGCCGGGCAGCCACAGA TGGACGCGGCGGGGCTGACGGCTGCGGCGGGTATGGGGTGGAGGCAGCCGAGGGAGCAGGAGCTGCTGGGGGAGAACTCGCAGATGTCGTCTATCGATTTCCTGCAGACGGGCTCGGCGGTGTCGACGGGCCTGGCTCTCTCTCTGGAGGACCggcgccatggcggcggcggcgctggcgcagGGAACTCCTCGGGCGATTCGCCGCTGCTCCTGCTGCCGATGCTGGACGACGACATCTCCCGTGAGGTCCAGCGCCTAGATGCTGATATGGACCGATTCATCAGGGCCCAG AGTGAGCGCATGAGGCAGTCTATATTGGAGAAAGTTCAGGCAAAGCAGTTTGAAGCGCTGGCCTCTGTTGAAGACAAGATCCTCCGAAAAATACGCGATAAAGAGTCAGAAGTGCAGAACATCAACAAAAGGAACCTGGAACTCGAGGACCAGATTAAACAAATGGCAGGGGAAGTTGGTGCGTGGCAGCAACGAGCTAAGTACAACGAGAGCATGATCAGCGCACTCAAGTACAACCTGGAGCAGGTATGTGCCCATCAGAGCAAGGACTTCAAAGAAGGCTGTGGCGACAGTGAGGTAGACGATACAGCATCCTGCTGCAACGGCGGCGCTGTCAATCTGCAGCTGATGCCCAAGGAGAACAATCACCCCAAGGATTTGACGGCCTGCAGGGTCTGTAAATCAAGCGAGGCGTGCATGCTCTTGCTGCCCTGCCGGCATCTTTGCCTGTGCAAAGAGTGCGAGAGCAAGCTGAGCTTCTGTCCCCTCTGCCAGTCCTCCAAGATACTTGGCATGGAGATATATATGTGA
- the LOC123092673 gene encoding probable BOI-related E3 ubiquitin-protein ligase 3 isoform X1 — translation MAFFSHHHLQQPHPAAPPPQQQQQQPAPLSFRNALPVPVDGQIPAPLAFFNAPPAFPDQAGQPQIVDAAGLTAAAGMGWRQPREQELLGENSQMSSIDFLQTGSAVSTGLALSLEDRRHGGGGAGAGNSSGDSPLLLLPMLDDDISREVQRLDADMDRFIRAQSERMRQSILEKVQAKQFEALASVEDKILRKIRDKESEVQNINKRNLELEDQIKQMAGEVGAWQQRAKYNESMISALKYNLEQVCAHQSKDFKEGCGDSEVDDTASCCNGGAVNLQLMPKENNHPKDLTACRVCKSSEACMLLLPCRHLCLCKECESKLSFCPLCQSSKILGMEIYM, via the exons ATGGCCTTCTTCTCCCACCACCACCTCCAGCAGCCCCACCCCGCGGCGCCGccaccgcagcagcagcagcagcagccggcgCCTCTCTCCTTCAG GAACGCGCTGCCGGTGCCGGTCGATGGACAGATCCCGGCGCCTCTCGCCTTCTTCAACGCGCCGCCCGCTTTCCCGGACCAGGCCGGGCAGCCACAGA TAGTGGACGCGGCGGGGCTGACGGCTGCGGCGGGTATGGGGTGGAGGCAGCCGAGGGAGCAGGAGCTGCTGGGGGAGAACTCGCAGATGTCGTCTATCGATTTCCTGCAGACGGGCTCGGCGGTGTCGACGGGCCTGGCTCTCTCTCTGGAGGACCggcgccatggcggcggcggcgctggcgcagGGAACTCCTCGGGCGATTCGCCGCTGCTCCTGCTGCCGATGCTGGACGACGACATCTCCCGTGAGGTCCAGCGCCTAGATGCTGATATGGACCGATTCATCAGGGCCCAG AGTGAGCGCATGAGGCAGTCTATATTGGAGAAAGTTCAGGCAAAGCAGTTTGAAGCGCTGGCCTCTGTTGAAGACAAGATCCTCCGAAAAATACGCGATAAAGAGTCAGAAGTGCAGAACATCAACAAAAGGAACCTGGAACTCGAGGACCAGATTAAACAAATGGCAGGGGAAGTTGGTGCGTGGCAGCAACGAGCTAAGTACAACGAGAGCATGATCAGCGCACTCAAGTACAACCTGGAGCAGGTATGTGCCCATCAGAGCAAGGACTTCAAAGAAGGCTGTGGCGACAGTGAGGTAGACGATACAGCATCCTGCTGCAACGGCGGCGCTGTCAATCTGCAGCTGATGCCCAAGGAGAACAATCACCCCAAGGATTTGACGGCCTGCAGGGTCTGTAAATCAAGCGAGGCGTGCATGCTCTTGCTGCCCTGCCGGCATCTTTGCCTGTGCAAAGAGTGCGAGAGCAAGCTGAGCTTCTGTCCCCTCTGCCAGTCCTCCAAGATACTTGGCATGGAGATATATATGTGA